In Rhinatrema bivittatum chromosome 1, aRhiBiv1.1, whole genome shotgun sequence, a single genomic region encodes these proteins:
- the LOC115094093 gene encoding cyclin-dependent kinase inhibitor 2A-like, protein MSTARADALCRAAAGGDLSLVRLLLEEGTNPNDKNSYNRSAIQVMKLGNPRLAELLLRYGADPNLPDPTTATCPAHDAAREGFLDTLRVLLRAGASLERRDRWGRTPLDLVPEHLRAGLLDSLPQR, encoded by the exons ATGAGCACTGCGCGCGCCGATGCCCTGTGCCGGGCCGCTGCCGGAGGCGACCTGTCCCTGGTCCGGTTGCTGCTAGAAGAAGGAACCAACCCCAATGATAAGAATTCCTACAACAGATCTGCCATCCAA GTGATGAAGCTGGGGAACCCGAGGCTGGCCGAGCTGCTGCTGCGGTACGGAGCCGATCCGAACCTGCCCGACCCCACCACGGCCACCTGCCCGGCGCACGATGCGGCCCGGGAGGGCTTCCTGGACACCCTGCGGGTGCTGCTCCGGGCCGGGGCCAGTCTGGAGCGGCGCGACAGGTGGGGGCGGACGCCCCTGGACCTGGTTCCGGAGCACCTGCGGGCCGGCCTGctggactccctgcctcagcggTAG